The window AGATGCAGATGCAGATGCAGTCGCACTCGCAGCGAGGAGACCGTCATGACCCGAGGTGGAGCAGGCAACATGCTGGGAGTCGGCGGTTCGCGCCGGAACCTCAGCCGCAAGGCCCTGCGCGGCGGCCCCGCGCACGGCCGCGTCGGCGGCGGCCACGACCCCCAGGCCCAGAAGCGGGAGCTGCTGCGCAAGCTCCAGGAGAAACAGCGGGAGGAAGGCCGGGAAGATCGCCAGGGAGGCCGACAGGAGGGATGAGGCCCGGCCGATCCGTCAGCCGGTCAGCTCCAGCACCCCCACCGTCTCGTCCCCGCTGGTCTCACCCGTCGTGCGGAAGCCGAGGCCGAGATAGAAGGCCTCGGGGCCGTCGGGGCCGGGATGCCAGGTGACGTAGAGCCGGCTGCCGCCCCGGCGGCGGATCTCGGCGGCCACGGACTCGACGGCGAAGCGGCCGTACCCGCGCCCCTGCTCCTCGGCGGCGATGTTCAGACGCCAGAGCCCGGAGCGGACATCGGTGCCCGAGCCGTCGCCCTTCCAGTCGATGTCGAGGAAGGCCATCAGAAAACCGACGACCCGGTCCCCGTCCCGGACGAGCCGGGGCCAGGCGACACCGGGGTGGACGTACGCCTCGGCCAGCGACTGCGCGACCGGCTCCACCAGGTGCTCCTGGTCGGGTCGGATGCGGACGGCGAACGCCTCCTTGAGGTTGGCGGGGGTGATGGGTTCCAGGCGTGGTGTCGTCGACATGATCGTTGATTCAGCCGGAAGGGGCGCGGAGCCGCAAGCGATTTACGGGGTGGGCGGGGGGCACGTCAGGCCGGGTCGGCGTCTGTGTCTGCGGCTGTGTCTGCGGCCGGGGGCCAGGCGTCGCCCCATCCCGTGTCGCGGGCCGCGCGGTAGAGGGGGCCGTGGCGCTTGGTGACGGTGGTCCGGGTGAGGGCGGGGCCGGCCTCGTCCGTCCCGGGCTCGCAGAGGTCCAGGAGGACCTGGCCCTTGCGGATCTGCGGCTTGCGGACGACCCGGGAGGGGGCCGGGGCCGGGGGAAAGCGGGTGGCGGCGACGTAGCTGAACTTCTCGTCCTCGTACGGCAGGGAGCCACCCTTGACCTGACGGTGCAGGGAGGAACGGCTGACGCGGGCGGCGAAGTGGCACCAGTCCTCGCCGGGCACGATGGGGCAGGCGGCGCTGTGCGGGCAGGGCGCGGCGATGTGGAAACCGGCGGCGACGAGACGGTCGCGGGCCTCGATGACGCGGGCGTACCCCTCGGGCGTGCCCGGTTCGATGATCACGACCGCCTCGGCGGCGGTCGCGGCGGCCCCCACCACGGCCGTGCGGTCGGCGGCGGTCAGCTCACCGAGGACGTAGGAGACCGTGACGAGATCGGTGCTCTCGATGGTGAGCGCCGCTCCGATACGAGAGCGCTGCCACTCGGCGGCCTTCAGTTCCGGGTTCGTCGCGGCGATCTCCCGGCCGAGCGCCAGCGCCGGCTCCGCCCAGTCGAGCACCGTCACCGGTCGCCCGCCCGCCCAGGTCGCGTTCACCGCCCAGGTCGCCGCGCCCGTACCCCCGCCGACGTCCACATGACTGCCGGGCACCCACCCGGGCACCGCCACCGCGAACGCCTCCAGCGCCGAGCACACCGCCTCGAACGTCGCCGGCATCCGGTACGCCGCGTACGCCACCACGTCCGACCGGTCCCTGAGCACCGGCGCGTCCGTCGGCGTCCGCCCCCGGTAGTTCGCGATCAGCCGCTCCACCGCCCGCGTGGCCGACTTGGGCGGGAGGCCGTCGAGAAGGCCGGCGAGGGCGCTGCGGAGGGTGTCGGCGGCGGAGGCGGGGGCGTTCACGTGGCGATTCTAAGGGCCTCGTCATGGGGCCTCGTCTCTCCGGGCCTCGTCTCTCCGGGGCCTCGTCTCCAGGGGGCCTCGTCTCCAGGGCCTCGGCCGCCTCCTCGGCGGCCGCGCCGGCTCACATCCCCCGCACCGCCCGCGCCACCCGGGTCCCCGCCGCCGCCCGCGCCGCGTTGACGGGCTCGCCGCGGCGGGGATGGACCGCGTTGGTGAGAAGGACGAGGAACGTGTCCGTCGCCGGGTCGAGGACCAGGGACGTGCCCGTGAACCCGGTGTGGCCGGCCGCGCCCCGGCCCGCCAACTCGCCCATGAACCAGGGCTGGTCGAGGGCGAAGCCGAGGCCCGGCGGAGTCAGCATCAGCTCGACGAAGTCGGGGCCCAGGATGCGCGCGGGGCCGTAGGAGCCGCCGGCCAGCAGGGTGCGGCAGAAGACGGCCAGGTCCCGGGCCGTCGAGAAGAGGCCCGCGTGGCCGGCCACACCGCCGAGGGACCAGGCGTTCTCGTCGTGGACCTGGCCGCGGACCATGCCCCGGTCCGCCTTCGCCCAGGGGCGGCGCTGGTCCTCCGTGGCCGCGGCGGCCGGGCAGGGGCCGAAGGTCGTCGACACCATGCCCAGCGGATGCGTGATGCCGTCGCGGATCAGGGCGTCGATGGTCCGGCCCGTCAGGCGCTCCAGGACGTGCTGGAGGAGCAGGAGGTTCAGGTCGGAGTAGCGGTGTTCCGTGCCGGGGGGCGCCGTCGGGGCCTCCGCGCGGAGCGTCGCCAGCCGGGCGGCCGGGGAGGGACAGTCGTACAGCGGGAGTTCGGGTCGCAGCCCGGAGGTGTGGGTGAGGAGGTGGCGGACGGTCAGACCGTGTTCGGCGGCGCCCGTGAAGTCCGGGAGGTACGCCCCCACCTTCGCGTCGATGCCGAGGGTGCCGCGCTCCAGCTGCTGCATCGCCGCCACGGCGGTGAACAGCTTGGTGAGGGAGGCCAGGTCGAAGGGGGTGCGCGGGGTGACCGGGACGCGGGAGTCCGGCGGGAGTTCCCGTCCCCGGTCGGCGTGTTCGTCGTAGGCCTCGTAGCGGAGCGCCCAGCCCGCCGCCTCCTCGACGGCGATGACGGGGCCGCGTCCGGCGAGGACCACGGCACCGGGAACCCGGGGGCGCTCCCCCTCCGTCAGCGCGCGCACGTCCCGTACGAGACGGCGCAGTTCCTCGGGGTCCAGTCCGGCCCGTTCCGGGGTGTCCGTGCGCAGTCTCGGCGCGCTCAGCTCTCCGCTCCCTCCACTTTCGTACGCCTGTTCCAAGGACGGCACAGTGTCACGAAGCAGGTCGCCGCCACCAGGGTCGCGGCCAGCTGGACCACGGCCATGGGCACGGCCGTGTCCTCGCCCGCGACGCCGACCAGGGGGGACGCTATCGCGCCGATCAGGAAGGACGAGGTACCCAGCAGCGCCGACGCCGAACCCGCCGCGTGGCGTACCCGCATCAGGGCGAGCGCCTGGGTGTTGGGGAGCGTGACGCCCATCGCGGACATCAGGACGAAGAGGGCCGCCGCGACGGGGACCAGGCCGACCTCGCCGAAGACGTCCAGGGACATCAGCAGCAGCGCGGTCGCCGACAGGGCGACGACCGTGAGGCCCACCGCGAACACCTTGTCCAGGCTCACCCGGCCCACCAGGATCTTGCCGTTGATCTGGCCGACGACGACGAGGCCGACGGAGTTGACGCCGAACAGCAGGCTGAACGTCTGCGGGGAGGCGCCGTAGATCTCCTGGATCACGAACGGCGAGGCGCTGATGTACGCGAAGAGAGCCGCGAAGGCGAAGCCGCCGGCGAGCGTGTAGCCCATGAAGACCCGGTCGGTGAGCAGGCCGCGCATGGCGCCCAGGGTCTCGCCGATGCCGCCGCCGTGGCGTTCGGCGGGGGCGAGCGTCTCGGGGAGCTTCGTCCAGACCACCGCGAGGAGCGCGACGCCGATGACCGTGAGCACGACGAAGACGCCCCGCCAGTCCGTGACGCGCAGGATCTGGCCGCCGATCAGCGGCGCGACGACCGGGGCCACCCCGGAGACCAGCATCAGGGTCGAGAAGAAGCGGGCCATCGCGTCGCCGTCGTACAGGTCGCGGACCACCGCTCGGGCGATCACGATCCCGGCCGAGCCGGCGAGGCCCTGCACCAGGCGCAGGGCGATGAGGGTCTCGATGGTGGGGGCGAGGGCGCAGAGGGCGGTGGCGACGATGTAGACGGCGAGACCGAGGAGCAGCGGGCGGCGGCGGCCGAAACGGTCGCTCATCGGGCCGATCAGGAGCTGGCCGAGCGCCATGCCGGCGAGGCAGGCGGTGAGGGTGAGCTGGACCGTGGTGGCGGGCGCGTGCAGGGAGTTGGTGACCTCCGGCAGGGCCGGGAGGTACATGTCCATCGCCAGGGGCGGCGTCGCGGTGAGGCCGCCGAGGATGAGGGTGACGAGGAGGCCGGTACGGCGCAGGGCGGTGGTCGCCCGCGCGGCCCCGGGGTCCGCCTTCGACGGCTGCGGCTGCGGCTGCGGCTGCGCGGACTGTGGCTGCGGCTGCGGCTGCGCGGACTGTGGCTGCGGCTGCGGCTGCGGCTGCGGCTGCGGCTGCGGCTGCGGCTGCGGCTGCGGCTGCGCGGACTGTGGCTTCGACGGCTGCGGTTTCGGCGGCCGGGGTGCCGCCGCCGCGGCGGGCCTGGGGTGCTCCCCCGCCGTCGTGGTCGGCTCGGCGGATGCCGAGCCCGGTATGTGCCCCTCGGGCATGTGCCCCTCCCTCTGTGTTCAGTCCGCCACCTATGCTCTCAGCTCGTACGACGTGGGCGGGGTCACACACCCGCCCCGGAGCCGAGGACAGCCGAGGACAGGGGTGGCGATGTCGAACGACGGACGTGTGCGGTGGGGGATCCTGGCGACCGGAGGGATCGCCGCGGCCTTCACGGCGGACCTCGTCGACCTGCCGGACGCCGAGGTCGTGGCGGTGGCCTCGCGGAGCGAGGCCTCGGCGAAGACCTTCGCGGAACGGTTCGGGATACCGAGGGCCTACGGCGACTGGCGCGCGCTCGCCGAGGACGCGGACGTGGACGTGGTGTACGTCGCCACTCCGCACGCGGCACACCGGGTCGCCGCCGGGATGTGTCTGGAGGCGGGGCGCAACGTCCTGTGCGAGAAGGCGTTCACGCTGAACACGGGCGAGGCGGAGGAACTGGTCGCGCTGGCCCGGGAGCGCGGGCGGTTCCTGATGGAGGCCATGTGGATGTACTGCAATCCGCTGGTGCGACGGCTCGCCGAGGTGGTGCGGGACGGCGCGATCGGTGACGTGCGGACCGTGCAGGCCGACTTCGGGATCTCCGGGCCGTTCCCGCCCTCGCACCGGCTGCGGGACCCGGCTCAGGGCGGGGGCGCGCTGCTCGACCTCGGGGTGTACCCGGTGTCCTTCGCGCAGCTGCTGCTCGGGGAGCCGTCGGACGTCACGGCGAGAGCGGTGCTCTCCGACGAGGGCGTCGATCTCCAGACCGGAGCAGTGCTCTCGTGGGAGAGCGGCGCCCTCGCTTCGGTGCACTGCTCCATCGTGGGCGGCACGGGCACGTCCGCGTCGGTGACCGGTTCCGAGGGCCGGATCGACATCCCGTCCGGGTTCTTCTTCCCGGAGCGGTTCGTGCTGCACCGGGACGGCCGCGAGGCGCAGGAATTCACCGCCGACCCGGCCGACGGCCCGCGCAACAGCCTCCGGCACGAGGCCATCGAGGTCATGCGGGCCCTGCGGGCCGGCGAGACCGAGTCCCCGCTCGTCCCCCTCGACGGCACCCTCGCCGTGATGCGCACGCTGGACGCGCTGCGGGAGCGGGTGGGGGTGCGCTATCCCGGCGAGGAGCGGCTGAACGAAGGTTCGTTCGCGTAGGGGGCCTGGGGTGCGGGCCGGGGGTGGAGACTGGCGAAAACGAAGGTTCGTTCGCGGCACCCCCGCCCCGCTCGCCTGCCCCGCCCCCGCCCCCTCCCTTCTCCGGCGAACACGGGCGCAAGCGGCATCTACACCGGCTGCAGCCCCGGCACCCCCGCCTCCACCGCGAAGGACGCGACCGTCGAGATGCCCGCCCCCGTCGTCGTCACGTACGGCACGGCCTTGAAGTCGGCGCGGGCGGACTCGCGGTCGAGGGTGACGGTGGTGTAGCCGCGGCGGCCGTTGTAGAACCGCATGTGGGGGTTGGCGGTCATGTAGGTGTCCCAGTTGGCGGGCTTGTCGGAGCCGTTGCCGCCGCTGCTGACGGACGAGGCGACGAGTTCCGTGCCGACGGTCCGGGACGAGCGGTCGTCGAAGTCGCGCTTGATGTCGAAGGCGTAGCCGACGTGGACGTCTCCCGTGAGGACCATGAGGTTCTCGATGCCGGCGGCCTCGGCGCCGGCGAGGAGGCGTTCGCGGGAGGCGGGATAGCCGTCCCAGGAGTCCATCGACACCTTGTAGACCTCGCCGACGGCGTTGCGGCGCTGCGAGAAGGTGACCTGCTGCGGGAGGACGTTCCAGACCGCGTCGGACCGGTCCCAGCCGTCCAGGAGCCAGCGCTCCTGCGTGGTGCCCGTCATCGTGCGCGCCGGATCGGCGGACTCCGGGCCGGGGATCTGCCAGCCGTCGCCCTGCGCCTGGTTGGAGCGGTACTGCCGGGTGTCGAGTATGTCGAACTGGGCGAGGCGGCCCCACCGGAGGCGCCGGTACAGCTTCATGTCGGGGCCGTCGGGGCGCTGGCGGCGGCGCAACGGCTGGTTCTCCCAGTACGCACGGTAGGCGGCGGCGCGGCGCAGCAGGAACTCCTCGGAGGGCTCGCCGCCGTCGGGGTTGTCGCCCGCGTAGTTGTTCTCGGTCTCGTGGTCGTCCCAGGTGACGACGAAGGGGTGGGCGGCGTGGGCGGCCCGCTGGTCGGGGTCGGTCTTGTGGAGGGCGTAGCGCAGGCGGTAGTCCTCCAGGGTGACCGTCTCGTGGTTGAAGACGTCGGGCAGGACGCGGTCGGTGTAGTTGCGGGCGCCGCCGACGGAGTTCACGGCGTACTCGTAGAGGTAGTCGCCGAGGTGGAGGACGACGTCGACGTCCTCGTCGGCGAGGTGCCGGTAGGCGGTGTAGTAGCCCTGGTCGTAGCGCTGGCAGGAGACGGCCGCGAAGGAGAGTTCGGTGGAGCCGGTCAGATGGGCGCGGCCGGGGGGGGCGGTGCGGGTGCGGCCGGTCTCGCTGATCCAGGTGCCGGTGCGGAAGCGGTAGTAGTAGACGCGGCCGGGGGCGAGGAACTCGACCTCGACATGGACGGTGTGGTGCAACTCGGGGTGGGCGGTGGCGGTGCCGCGTCTGACGACGCGTCGGAATCTGTCGTCGAGGGCCAGTTCCCATTCGACCCTGACGCGTTCGGCGGGCAGTCCGCCGTCGGGCTGGTAGGGGGCCGGGGCGAGCCGGGTCCACAGCAGTACGGAGTCGGCCAGCGGGTCGCCGGAGGCGACGCCGAGGGTGAAGGGGTCCTCGGTGATCCGGCGGGGGTCCAGCGTGGCGGCGGCCGCGGCGCCGGCCGCGGGAAGGTTGGTGGCGAAGGCGAGCGCGGCGGCGGCACCCGTGACGGTGAGGAAGCGGCGGCGGTCGAAGTGCCGGGCGGCGGCGCGCAGTTCGGGCGCATGGGACGAGCGGGGCTGTGTCGGCCCATGGGTGGGGAGTGGCATCTGGCCCTCTTCTTAAGGTAGTTGTGTTTCGTCAGTGGAGTGGCCAGGTTCGACGATCTTCTGTCACGTACACAACACCCAGATGGCGGACGAATGAGTTCCGTATGGCGGGCCCCACCTGCGCGGCCGAGCGCGGAGCCTCCCCTACGCTGCGAGCCCATGAAGGCTAAAGGAACCAAGATCGCGATCGTGACGGGCGCGGGCTCCGGAATCGGCCGTGCCGTGGCGGTGGAACTGCTGCGCGCCGGCTGGTCGGTGGCACTGGCGGGCCGCCGCGAGGAGAAGCTCGCCGAGACGGCGGCCGAAGCCGGGACCGGGACCGAAGCCGGGGCCGGCCCGACGGCGGACGCGGGCACCGGCACCGGCGCCCCGGCGGCGCTGTGCGTCCGTACGGACGTCTCACGGCCCGGCGACGTGGACGCGCTCCTCGCCGCCGTGCGCGACCGGTTCGGGCGGCTGGACCTGCTGTTCAACAACGCGGGCACGTTCGGTCCGGGCGGGGTCCCGGTGGAGGAGCTGGACTACGCGGCCTGGCGGCACGTCGTGGACACCAACCTCAACGGGGCGTTCCTGTGCGCGCAGGCGGCGTACCGGCAGATGAAGGAGCAGGACCCGCGGGGCGGCCGGATCATCAACAACGGCTCCATCTCCGCGCACACGCCCCGCCCGCACTCCGTGGCCTACACCGCGACCAAGCACGCGCTGACCGGCCTGACCAAGTCGCTCTCCCTGGACGGGCGGCCGTACGGCATCGCGGTCGGGCAGATCGACATCGGCAACGCGGCGACGGACATGACCGAACGCATGGCGAACGGTGTGCTCCAGGCCAACGGGCAGCTCCTGCCCGAGCCCGTGATGGACGTGACGGACGTGGCGCGGACGGTGCGGCACATGGCGGAGCTGCCGTTGGAGGCGAATGTGCAGTTCGCGACGGTGATGGCGACGACGATGCCGTACGTCGGACGGGGCTGAGGCGCGGACGGGCGGGCCCCGAACGCGGGCCGGGGGTCGGCGAGCCGCGCCCGTCGGCCTGCTCGACATTCGTCCAGGGCTCAACTTACACAAACGGAAGCTGTTCCTCCGGTCCATTGGGGCACGTGGCGGGCATATGCTCAGGGCTCGTCTCCACGAGAGCTTCACACTTGGAGGCGGTGGCTTCCATGGCCAACCCGAGGGGGGTGGTGGCAGCCGTTTCCAGCTCCGGAAGGGGGCGGACCTCGCGTGGGACCGCGAGGTAAGCACCGGAGCGGAACGGCTGCCCACCGACGTTTCCCTCAGGACAGGGCCACTCCCCCGCCGTGTGCGGCCCGTCGGCCGTCGTACGGGCCCTCCGCCGCCGTACGAGCCCTTCGCCGTCGTACGGGCGAGGCGGGGTTCAGCGCCCCAGGACCAGGTCGATCTCGGCCATCTGCTCCGCGGTGAGCGGTCCCTCGGCGAGGGCACCCGCGTTCTCCTCCGCCTGGGCGACCGAGCGGAACCCGGGGATGGGCACGGTCCGGGGGCTGCGGGCCCAGATCCAGGCGAGGGCGCCCTGCGCGAGCGTACGGCCCCCGCTGGTGAGGATCTCGCGCAACGCTTCGACCCGGCCCACCCACTGCGGGTCGGCGCCGCCGTCGGCGGTGAAGCCCGGCAGCCACTCGGGCGGGGTGCTGCGGATGTCGCCGGCCGCCAGCGTGCGCCCCGGGGTGTGCTTCCCGGTGAGCAGCCCCATGGCGAGGGGGCTGCGGTTGATGCTCGCCAGCCCGGACTCCTCGCACAGCGCGAGGAGTTCGGGCGCGTCCTGCAGGACGTTCAGCCGGTGCTGCACGGCCGCGCAGTGCGGCCCCTCGGCGAACACGGCGGCGCGGTCCGGGTCGTCGGTGCTCCACGCGTAGGCCCGGATCAGACCCTCGCGCACGAACTCCTCGCAGGTGTCGCGGAGTCGGGCCGCGCGCTCGGGGTCGGCGTCGGAGAGGTGGAGCTGGTAGAGGTCGACGTGGTCGGTGCCGAGGCGGTCCAGCGAGGCGGTGAGGGCGCGGCGGGCGTGAGCCGGGGTGTCGTCCTGGCCGGTGAGGGTGCGGGTGGCCGCGTCGAAGACGTTGCCCCACTTGGTGGCCACGACGACGTCCGCGCGGCGCTTGCCGAGGGCCCGGCCGAGGACGCGCTCGCTGTGCCCGGTGCCGTACGCGTCGGCCGTGTCGAAGAAGGTGACGCCGAGGTCGAGGGCGCGGTGGACCGCCCGTACGGACTCCTCGTCGTCCACCTTCCCCCAGCCGAGCGGCTGTCCGTCGGTGGCCTGCCACTCGCCGCCGATCGCCCAGCAGCCGAAGCCGAGGGCGCTGACCTGGATGCCGCTGCGGCCGAGGGTGCGGGTGTACGGGTCCGTG is drawn from Streptomyces bottropensis ATCC 25435 and contains these coding sequences:
- a CDS encoding DUF6243 family protein — protein: MTRGGAGNMLGVGGSRRNLSRKALRGGPAHGRVGGGHDPQAQKRELLRKLQEKQREEGREDRQGGRQEG
- a CDS encoding GNAT family N-acetyltransferase; translated protein: MSTTPRLEPITPANLKEAFAVRIRPDQEHLVEPVAQSLAEAYVHPGVAWPRLVRDGDRVVGFLMAFLDIDWKGDGSGTDVRSGLWRLNIAAEEQGRGYGRFAVESVAAEIRRRGGSRLYVTWHPGPDGPEAFYLGLGFRTTGETSGDETVGVLELTG
- a CDS encoding small ribosomal subunit Rsm22 family protein, with translation MNAPASAADTLRSALAGLLDGLPPKSATRAVERLIANYRGRTPTDAPVLRDRSDVVAYAAYRMPATFEAVCSALEAFAVAVPGWVPGSHVDVGGGTGAATWAVNATWAGGRPVTVLDWAEPALALGREIAATNPELKAAEWQRSRIGAALTIESTDLVTVSYVLGELTAADRTAVVGAAATAAEAVVIIEPGTPEGYARVIEARDRLVAAGFHIAAPCPHSAACPIVPGEDWCHFAARVSRSSLHRQVKGGSLPYEDEKFSYVAATRFPPAPAPSRVVRKPQIRKGQVLLDLCEPGTDEAGPALTRTTVTKRHGPLYRAARDTGWGDAWPPAADTAADTDADPA
- a CDS encoding serine hydrolase domain-containing protein, which produces MPSLEQAYESGGSGELSAPRLRTDTPERAGLDPEELRRLVRDVRALTEGERPRVPGAVVLAGRGPVIAVEEAAGWALRYEAYDEHADRGRELPPDSRVPVTPRTPFDLASLTKLFTAVAAMQQLERGTLGIDAKVGAYLPDFTGAAEHGLTVRHLLTHTSGLRPELPLYDCPSPAARLATLRAEAPTAPPGTEHRYSDLNLLLLQHVLERLTGRTIDALIRDGITHPLGMVSTTFGPCPAAAATEDQRRPWAKADRGMVRGQVHDENAWSLGGVAGHAGLFSTARDLAVFCRTLLAGGSYGPARILGPDFVELMLTPPGLGFALDQPWFMGELAGRGAAGHTGFTGTSLVLDPATDTFLVLLTNAVHPRRGEPVNAARAAAGTRVARAVRGM
- a CDS encoding multidrug effflux MFS transporter, whose translation is MPEGHIPGSASAEPTTTAGEHPRPAAAAAPRPPKPQPSKPQSAQPQPQPQPQPQPQPQPQPQPQSAQPQPQPQSAQPQPQPQPSKADPGAARATTALRRTGLLVTLILGGLTATPPLAMDMYLPALPEVTNSLHAPATTVQLTLTACLAGMALGQLLIGPMSDRFGRRRPLLLGLAVYIVATALCALAPTIETLIALRLVQGLAGSAGIVIARAVVRDLYDGDAMARFFSTLMLVSGVAPVVAPLIGGQILRVTDWRGVFVVLTVIGVALLAVVWTKLPETLAPAERHGGGIGETLGAMRGLLTDRVFMGYTLAGGFAFAALFAYISASPFVIQEIYGASPQTFSLLFGVNSVGLVVVGQINGKILVGRVSLDKVFAVGLTVVALSATALLLMSLDVFGEVGLVPVAAALFVLMSAMGVTLPNTQALALMRVRHAAGSASALLGTSSFLIGAIASPLVGVAGEDTAVPMAVVQLAATLVAATCFVTLCRPWNRRTKVEGAES
- a CDS encoding Gfo/Idh/MocA family protein, producing MSNDGRVRWGILATGGIAAAFTADLVDLPDAEVVAVASRSEASAKTFAERFGIPRAYGDWRALAEDADVDVVYVATPHAAHRVAAGMCLEAGRNVLCEKAFTLNTGEAEELVALARERGRFLMEAMWMYCNPLVRRLAEVVRDGAIGDVRTVQADFGISGPFPPSHRLRDPAQGGGALLDLGVYPVSFAQLLLGEPSDVTARAVLSDEGVDLQTGAVLSWESGALASVHCSIVGGTGTSASVTGSEGRIDIPSGFFFPERFVLHRDGREAQEFTADPADGPRNSLRHEAIEVMRALRAGETESPLVPLDGTLAVMRTLDALRERVGVRYPGEERLNEGSFA
- a CDS encoding alkaline phosphatase D family protein, producing the protein MPLPTHGPTQPRSSHAPELRAAARHFDRRRFLTVTGAAAALAFATNLPAAGAAAAATLDPRRITEDPFTLGVASGDPLADSVLLWTRLAPAPYQPDGGLPAERVRVEWELALDDRFRRVVRRGTATAHPELHHTVHVEVEFLAPGRVYYYRFRTGTWISETGRTRTAPPGRAHLTGSTELSFAAVSCQRYDQGYYTAYRHLADEDVDVVLHLGDYLYEYAVNSVGGARNYTDRVLPDVFNHETVTLEDYRLRYALHKTDPDQRAAHAAHPFVVTWDDHETENNYAGDNPDGGEPSEEFLLRRAAAYRAYWENQPLRRRQRPDGPDMKLYRRLRWGRLAQFDILDTRQYRSNQAQGDGWQIPGPESADPARTMTGTTQERWLLDGWDRSDAVWNVLPQQVTFSQRRNAVGEVYKVSMDSWDGYPASRERLLAGAEAAGIENLMVLTGDVHVGYAFDIKRDFDDRSSRTVGTELVASSVSSGGNGSDKPANWDTYMTANPHMRFYNGRRGYTTVTLDRESARADFKAVPYVTTTGAGISTVASFAVEAGVPGLQPV
- a CDS encoding SDR family oxidoreductase — translated: MKAKGTKIAIVTGAGSGIGRAVAVELLRAGWSVALAGRREEKLAETAAEAGTGTEAGAGPTADAGTGTGAPAALCVRTDVSRPGDVDALLAAVRDRFGRLDLLFNNAGTFGPGGVPVEELDYAAWRHVVDTNLNGAFLCAQAAYRQMKEQDPRGGRIINNGSISAHTPRPHSVAYTATKHALTGLTKSLSLDGRPYGIAVGQIDIGNAATDMTERMANGVLQANGQLLPEPVMDVTDVARTVRHMAELPLEANVQFATVMATTMPYVGRG
- a CDS encoding aldo/keto reductase is translated as METNTHTDPYTRTLGRSGIQVSALGFGCWAIGGEWQATDGQPLGWGKVDDEESVRAVHRALDLGVTFFDTADAYGTGHSERVLGRALGKRRADVVVATKWGNVFDAATRTLTGQDDTPAHARRALTASLDRLGTDHVDLYQLHLSDADPERAARLRDTCEEFVREGLIRAYAWSTDDPDRAAVFAEGPHCAAVQHRLNVLQDAPELLALCEESGLASINRSPLAMGLLTGKHTPGRTLAAGDIRSTPPEWLPGFTADGGADPQWVGRVEALREILTSGGRTLAQGALAWIWARSPRTVPIPGFRSVAQAEENAGALAEGPLTAEQMAEIDLVLGR